tctacatgatttttttaattaattaatttattttttattgaaggataattgcttacactgataggatactgaaagagaaactccccaggtcagtaggtgcctaatatgctactggagatcagtggagaaataactccagaaagaatgaagagatggagccaaagcaaaaacaatacccagttgtggatgtgactggtgatagaagcaaggtctgatgctgtaaagagcaatattgcataggaacctggaatgtcaggtccatgaatcaaggcaaattggaagtggtcaaacaggagatggcaagagtgaatgtcgacattctaggaatcagtaaactaaaatggactggaatgggtaaatttaactcagatgaccattgtatctactactgtgggcaggaatccctcagaagaaatggagtagccatcatggtcaacaaaagaatccgaaatgcagtacttggatgcagtctcaaaaacgacagaatgatctctgttcgtttccaaggcaaacaattcaatgtcacggtaatccaagcctgtgccccaaccagtaacactgaagaagctgaacggttctatgaagagctacaagaccttttagaactaaacacccccaaaagatgtccttttcattataggggactggaatgcaaaagtaggaagtcaagaagcacctggagtaataggcaaatttggccttggagtacggaatgaagcagggcaaaggctaatagagttttgccgagagaaaGCAccggtcatagtaaacaccctcttccaacaacacaagagaagactctacacacggatatcaccagatggtcaacactgaaatcagattgattatattctttgcagccaaagatggagaagcgctatacagtcagcaaaaacaagaccaggagctgactgtggctcagatcatgaactccttattgccaaattcaggcttaaatcagagaaggcaatggcaccccactccagtactcttgcctggaaaatcccatggatggaggagcctggtgggctgcagtccatggggtcgcgaagagtcagacacaactgagcgacttcactttcacttttcactttcctgcattggagaaggaaatggcaacccactccagtgttcttgcctggagaatcccagggatgggggagcctggtggctgccgtctatggggtcacacagttggacatgactgaagtggcttaacagtagcaacagcagcagcagcagaaggcttaaattgaagaaagtagggaaaaccactagaccattcaggtatgacctaaatcaaatcccttatgattatacagtggaagtgagaaatagatttaagggactaggtctgatagagacagtgcctgatgaactatggatggaggttcgtgagattgtacaggagacagggatcaagaccatcccatggaaaagaaatgcaaaaaagcaaaatggctgtctgaggaggacttacaaatagccgtgaaaagaagagaagcgaaaagcaaaggagaaaaggaaagatacaagcatctgaatgcagagttccaaagaatagcaaggagagataagaaggccttcctcagcgatcaatgcaaagaaatagaggaaaacaacagaataggaaagactagagatctcttcaagaaaactagagataccaagggaacattacatgcaaagatgggctcgataaaggacagaaatggtatggacctaacagaagcagaagatattaagaaaaggtggcaagattacacagaagaactgtacaaaaaagatctttacgaccaagataatcacgatggtgtgatcactcacctagagccagacatcctgaaatgtgaagtcaagtgggtcttagaaagcatcactatgaacaaagctagtggaggtgatggaattccagttgaactatttcaaatcctgaaagatgatgctgtgaaagtgctgcactcaatatgccagcaaatttggaaaactcagcagtggccacaggactggaaaaggtcagttttcattccactcccaaagaaaggcaatgccaaagaatgttcaaactaccacacaattgcactcatctcacacgctagtaaagtaatgttcaaaaattctccaagccaggcttcagcaatacgtgaactgtgaacttccaggtgttcaagctggttttagaaaaggcagaggaatcagagatcaaattgccaacatccggtggatcatggaaaaagcaagagagttccagaaaaacatctatttctgctttattgactatgccaaagcctttgactttgtggatcacaataaactggaaaattctgaaagagatgggaataccagaccacctgacctgcctcttgagaaacctgtatgcaggtcaggaagcaacagttagaactggacatggaacaacagactggttccaaataggaaaaggagtacatcaaggctgtatattgccaccctgcttatttaacttatacacagagtacatcatgagaaacactggcctggaagaagcacaagctggaatcaagattgctgggagaaatatcaataacctcagatatgcagatgacaccacccttatggcagaaagttaagaggaactaaagagcctcttgatgaaagtgaaagaggagagtgaaaaagttggcttaaagctcaacattcagaaaactaagatcatggcatctggttccatcacttcataggaaatagatggggaaacagtggaaacagtgtcagactttattttggggggctccaaaatcactgcagatggtgactgcagccgtgacattaaaagacgcttactccttggaaggaaagttatgaccaacctagatagcatattaaaaagcagagatattactttgccaacaaaggtccgtctagtcaaggctatggtttttccagtggtcatgtatggatgtgagagttggactgtgaagaaagctaagcaccgaagaattgaggctttggaactgtggtgttggagaagactcttgagagtcccttggactgcaaggagatccaaccagtccatcctaaaggagatcagtcccgggtgttcattggaaggactgatgctaaagctgaaactccaatactttggccacctgatgtgaagagctgactcattggaaaagaccctgatgctgggagggactgggggcaggaggagaaggggacgacagaggatgagatggctagatggcatcaccaactcgatggacatgagtctgggtgaactctgggagttggtgatgcacagggaggcctagcgtgctgcaattcatggggtcgcaaagggtgggacacgactgagcgactgaactgaactgaactgaaattgcttACAGAAttgtgctgttttctgtcaaacctcaacatgaatcagccataggtatacatatatcccctcccttttgaagctcctTCCCACTcctacctgatttttaaaaattaatttctttggcCACTTCcagtcttagtttcagcatgagGACTCTAACAGTGgtgtgagggcttagttgctctgcagcatgtgggctcttaattccctgaccgggaattgaacctgcatcccttgcattagAAAGGTagattctgaaccactgaaccaccagggaagttcctggaatTACctgattgttttaatttgctttctccTGATTGCTAGTGAAGCTGAGCAATTTTCGTACAGGTTTATTGGCCATTTTCATGTATTCTCTGAATTTCCTATTCATATcctttagttatttttctttcaagatatttatcttatgatttttttaagatctttatacattctggataGTAAACACTTTTGCCAATTAAATATGCCATAGGTATTTTCAGTCATTctattactttcttctttttttaaaacttacctTTCATTGTGTGGAAGCCTTTAATTCTTACGAAATTTATTGCTCTTGTCCTCAGGCTTTTaagttttgtgtctttttttggaAGGCCTTTGTTTCCCActtcaaaatgagaaaatattcttctctgttttcttttaatacctacttaggttttttttttttgttttagtttatttacaaaagctCTTTAATACATCTGGACTTTATAGTGTCAGGTAACAGTCtaactttttttccaaatggaaatTGTCCCAGGGCCATTGACTGAGTAGGCCATTCTTTTTCTACTAATTTGAAATGAGATGTGAACTTTTTAATGGATTTGGGTACCTAGTAGAAAACTTTCTTCAGAAGAACAAACTAGTTTATAGAAATTGatagcagcagtgtgtatctaTCTCAGTTTTACTGCAGCCTTCTGAGAACTGGTATGACCGTTTATTGATTGTGAGCTaacttaaattttgtttatattggtACGcagttgttttcatttctcagtgACATAAATGATGGTATTAAAGGACTTTCTTGAATACAATCAATACCAAAATACCTGGTACTGTAGGAAGCCTACAGAAATGAATAGATGTCTAAAGATGGATACCTCCCAGAATTTTCTTAACATCTCCTCCCCTGTGCCTCTCATAGGATCTTTTGCAAGAGAGCTGGTCCTCGTTACGGCCAGGGTGACCACAGAAAGGACCCCAGGAACCTGCCTGTATTTTAGTGCTATTCCAGAAATCCTGCCCTCCAGCCAGCCACCGATACCCTGCTCAGAGGAGGGAGCAGGAAATGCCACCCTGAGCCCTAGAATGTCTGAGGAGTGTGTCGGTGTCTGGAGCCACGAAGGTCTTGTGCTCACCAAGTTGCTCACCTCGGTAAGAGCCTCAGTAAACTTTGTCGGGCTTTCATAAACTGCCATGCTGAGTGCTGTGTTGTGAAGGCCCCTGGAGGTAGCTTTACCAAGGGGGAAAAGCACAGGCTTTATAATCTTGCCGCagaggctgtgtgaccttgagcaagcatGTGGACCTTTCagaacctcagcttcctcatctgtaaaatagcaaACATGATactatctcctcctcctcctactactactactaagtcgcttcagtcgtgtccgactctgtgcgaccccatagatggcagcccattaggctccaccgaccctgggattctccaggcaagaacactggagtgggttgtcatttccttctccaatgcatgaaagtgaaaagtgaaagtgaagtcactcagtcgtgtctgactcttagcgaccccatgaactgcagcctaccaggctcctccgtccatgggattttccaggcaagagtactggagtggggtgccattgccttctccggatactATCTCCTAGTACTAACAAATAAGGATAAATGAGAATGAATGTAAAGTGCCTAGTACAATGCCTGGTACATAATAGATtggataaatgttagctattactatTAACAGTTGTCTTTAGATACaataaaacatgattttaacCTCAAAGGAGTTCAGAAGCAGTAATAAAAGGCAGAATGGGCTAATTGCTATCGGAGAGATGTGAGCAAAGTGTTATTCAAACAGAGTGAGGACCAATTAACTCTTAACTTGCACGTTTATGGGGAGTGCTTCACCAAGAAGGTGGCACTTAAGAAAGGGAATTGTTTACAGTAGTTTATAATGTACAAAGTGTTTTCAGGTTCATTATCTTATTTGATCTTAAAATAGCCTTTTGAGGTAGctgttattatcccattttacagatgaggaaacagagggagTGAATTGCCCCAGGCCATACAACTGGTTAAgttggcagagccaggattgaaACCTGCAGTGTTTGACTTCCAAGTCTGAGGCTCATTCTGCCCTGTCAGGGTGATCCTTGCAGAATGAGGAAGACTTGGGCCAGGAATGCCATAGAGGGGTTtcgggagaggggagggagacacGTTCCAGGCAAAGGGATTAGGATGAGCACAGGCCTGGGGATTGAAAAGTGTTCAGTGTTCGGGGGCACTCCACGATGAGGGCTTAGAAATGACTTGGGGAAGAGGCAAAGAGATGCAGGGGCCAGGTCATGATGCACCGTGATGCCTGGCTAAGATGCTATGATTTGATAACTGCAGGTCACAGGATTCCCTGGTGCTGGGTGGACAAGACTGGCTAAGTGGAGGAGAGAGACAGTTAGGAGGCTGCTGCATACACTTCCCTCAGATTTGTAAAGACCCTGGTGAGGAACATGACCTGGGAGCTTGGAATCCAGAGGTCTTGGTTTCCAGACCTGGCCCTGCTTACACATTTCAAAACATAGACAGTAGTGAACTTCCCTGTCTCTTGGCATCATTACAATATTCAACTTAATGTTTGAGAAAGAAAGTAGACAAGTGttaaattctataaaaatagagggctttcctggtggctcagtggtaaagaatccacctgccaatgcaggagacatgggttcgatccctggaccggGAGGATcgcacatgccatggagcagctcagcccctgtgccacaactactgagcccacgtgctgcaactgttGAAGCCCTCATGCctaagagcctgtgctctacagcaggagAAGCTACCTCAATGAAAAGCCctcacgccacaactagagtagcccccactctctgcaactagagaaaagcccacgcagtcacaaagacctagcacagccaaaaataaataaaaataacgtTTTCCCTTTAGTTGTTCCCTGGATATGGAGATCCTTTTCCCCCATGAAGGCTCTCTCTATAGCCCTTGGGCTGGGGGCGTCTAAGATGTCTTCTTCCCCAGGGAAGATCCTCCACAGACCCTCTCCAtcattcctcctcccctccccatccccactcctAGGAGGAGCTGACTCTGTGTGGCTCTCGGCTGCTGGTTTTGGGCTTCTTCCTGATTCTGTTCTGTGGCCTCTGCTGTCTCACTGCTGCATGCTTCCATCCGCGCCGGGAGTCCCACTGGTCTAGAACCCGGCTCTGAGGGCTCTGGCCTAGTTCCTGTCTTGTTCTCAGGTAAGGTTCTTTGACTCAGTCCTGTAGGAATAGGGGATGAGGTGGGGGTGGCAGTTCTGAGACAGAGCCATTCCTAAACAATACGGTTTGGTTTTACTTATTTCTGTACTCTATACAGATGGAATCATACACATTCttctgtgactgacttctttcagttAATACTCTGACTTTAAGATTCATAGCTGTAGTTCATGTCCAAGCTTTTTGGCAACAGTGGTGAATTAAGAGGGTTGAAATTTGATGATGTGCCCTGGATATAAATCCtatttgtcttgcttttttcatgaaatTCTGATGCCAGTTTTATGATGTAAATTTTGTGAAATTCATCTTGAGCTGCTCAAAAGGATTGATGATGCCCATTTACTAGACACATGCTATGTGCCCAAGTACTTCACATGCACCTTCTCTTTTACATTAGCCATCATTGCATTTAGAAAAAGTTCTGCCAACAGGATCTTTGGAGGGACACAGCCCGCAAAGTGAGGGTGGGACATATTGGCTGGCTAGTTAGTGTGCTCGctcattaaagtaaaaaaattctgtaaaaaaaatcttatcttttCAGGTGAGTCTCGTATATAATTTGAGAGTCATTTTATTGTGTACCTAGCTCTTAAACTATTTTCAGCTTCTGCTGGCTGCTGTGCCCTAGGAAGTCCCTGTGGGAGAACAGGAAACAGCCCAGGCCCAAGGAAGAGCGCTAACCAGAGGATCGACCTTTACGATCAACTTTGCTTATCTTGCTTAGGGCTAGGCCTGACTACTGCAGCCACCTACTTGGGTTGGGAAAAGGTGAAACCCTCTCAGCCTTTCTTAGATCTGAGCAGATTGGAAAAGGAAGGCTTTCTGGCTCCTGGCAGGTCCTGGGGTCCAGAGGCCATCTCACTTGGAATAAATGCCTGTGCTTATCTCTAGTTGTCActtcctctgctccttcctcAATTTCTGCAACCATCCCAGAGCTTCCTCCAAGGGCCCTCTGACCTGccgtcttttttctttctttccaggtgTGGATCAACTTCTTGGGACTTGATTCTGAGTTGGAAGAGATGTTACAAAAAGTGGAGAGCTGGAATGTGGGAGGAAATAAAAGGCTTTTTTGCTCAGTGTTTTCCGGGGTGTTGATTGGGGGTTGGATTGAGGTGGGAATTTTAGGGTAGGAAGGCTAGGGAGGTTTGGGGTATTTTTCCTTGTTGACTCTTTAGGTTAGGGAACGGGTTTAAGGCATAGATGACTGCAGTTTTCGAGTGTGGTCGTGGAAATGGATTGACATAAATGCAGTGTGACCTTGTGCAGGTCATCCTCAGTCTCCTGATGGGATTTGAGTTTTCCTAGCAAAGATTCCTCGAACTTGGAAGCCCACGCCCAGGCTGGATAGTTACTAACCAGGACAGTCCGTTTTCCCGCCTTTCCCGCGCCCAGCGGCAGTCTTCCCTTACCCCTCCCAACCTCTACCCTGCACGCAGGCGCAGATCACGGCTTCTCATTTCCTTCCACCCGCGCCCCCTCAAAGCTTCCCCTAGCAACAAGCTCGGGCTCCGCGCAAAGGCGGGGCGAACGCAT
This portion of the Bos indicus x Bos taurus breed Angus x Brahman F1 hybrid chromosome 25, Bos_hybrid_MaternalHap_v2.0, whole genome shotgun sequence genome encodes:
- the TMEM219 gene encoding insulin-like growth factor-binding protein 3 receptor isoform X2, producing the protein MGSCQAGHYLHFCLAHHPPLVCATLILLLLGLSGLGLGGFLLTHRTDLRSPDIPQDWVSFLRSFGQLTLCPVNGTVTGKGRGSHIVGLLTTLNFGDGPDRNKTQTFQAQVQGSRMGLKGSFARELVLVTARVTTERTPGTCLYFSAIPEILPSSQPPIPCSEEGAGNATLSPRMSEECVGVWSHEGLVLTKLLTSVWINFLGLDSELEEMLQKVESWNVGGNKRLFCSVFSGVLIGGWIEVGILG
- the TMEM219 gene encoding insulin-like growth factor-binding protein 3 receptor isoform X3, with protein sequence MGSCQAGHYLHFCLAHHPPLVCATLILLLLGLSGLGLGGFLLTHRTDLRSPDIPQDWVSFLRSFGQLTLCPVNGTVTGKGRGSHIVGLLTTLNFGDGPDRNKTQTFQAQVQGSRMGLKGSFARELVLVTARVTTERTPGTCLYFSAIPEILPSSQPPIPCSEEGAGNATLSPRMSEECVGVWSHEGLVLTKLLTSEELTLCGSRLLVLGFFLILFCGLCCLTAACFHPRRESHWSRTRL